The genomic window tgtgtgtgtgtgtgtgtgtgtaaagtgtgtgtgtgtgtgtgtgtgtgtgtgtgtgtgtgtgtttgttccggTGTTCGGTCCGGGAGGAGCAATTTACTGATGAACCCGCAGCTCGTCAGTGCACCAGCGAGAACTGATCATGAACCTGACGGGCGCGGTAGCCGATTGGTTACAGCGGGCCAGTTTGGCGACGTTAAATAAAATGTATGCGCTATAGTGTACTGATGAGCGTCTTGGATTTGAATCCCGGAGTCCCGGGCGGCGCCTGATCTACATATATGTTACACAACATACTAGTGTCACATTGTTGGAAGGAATGACCCTAAccgtccttttgtttgtttgatcatgGATGACAGAAAAGAAGCAAACTCAGTGAAAAAggcaataaataaaaaatacactGAGTAAAAGAAATAATACCACATGATGCAAAAGCGTACATAACAACGAGAGCCTAGCGAGAGACTGAGGACATGTGCCggtgtgtatgtcggtgtgtgtgccgtgtgtgtgtgtgtgtgtgtgtgtgtgtgtgtgtgtgtgtgtgtgcggtgtgtgtgtcagtgtgtgtgtgtgtgtgtgtgtgtgtgagagagagagagagagagagagagagactcacacacaccgtgcgcgcgcgcgcgcactcacacacacacacacacacacacacacacacacacacacacacacacacacacacacacaccggaaagcAAGTCATACGGTTCCGTTGATGGCACAAAATCCAACCTAGTTGCTGTCATCAGCGGAGTGCCACAGGATACTTTTCTAggtcccctcctctttctcatcttaTCAACGACCTCCCAGACCAGCTCAGGTCAAGAACCAGACTTGATTCATTTCTTTGCAGACGACTGTATATCAGTCGTCTCTAGTGGAGAGATCTGCCACAAAGATGACTGCAAACTACTTCAGGAGGATCTGATCACCCTACTATTGCTAAATGGGAAGACTTGAAACCTGGGGCATGTAGTTCCACTGACTCACTGAGTGACCAAGCCGGCGGGCCGCAAAAATGCAACATAGGAATATACTAAATCATTTGCTCGCGATCTAGGAAGCTGTGACCTTTCGGATTACCACCTAAAGACCGGGGCACAACCGAACATAAGCGTCTTCTTACCTTGGTGTTGACCTCAACAGAGAACTGAGCTGGACTGATTACCATCAGTGTGAATAAAATCACAAAGAAGGCCAGATGGCAATATGTTAGGATTCCTCCGACTGACGAAAGCATGTTCTTAGGACTGCAAGCAGAGAAACGAAAACGAACGCTTTCTACAGCCTGGTGCGCCCCCACCTCAGTGAGTACTGCTGTGCAGTCTGGAATCCTCACACCAAGGATATGACCAAGATATGCTAGAAGCCATTCGTTCGGAAGAGCAGCCGAGATATGTCACCAGCTCAGTGCTACTGTGACACCACCAGTAGGCGTCTCAGTAGCTATGTTCAATGAACTAAAGTGGGAATTCGAGTCACTTGATTCGCGAACCGGGAAAAAGCGACTGTGTCAACTATCCATGTTCTACAAAGTAAATGGGTTGGTTGACATCCAACACTTCATTCTCCCTCCGCAGTAGCACCACCCGCACCGGCACTAGATGCAACCACTCCCCGGCTTACTAAGTTCAGACAAGTTGCCAAACTGACGAACACTGACTCGGAAGCACATATAAACATAGTTTTCTCCACTGGCAACGAAACCAGCTCCCACAGTTCATTGTGGATGCTGAGACTGTGGCCACATTCAGGACCTCTCACAGGATCCcctaatttatttgtttaaaaaaaaattttttttaatctttcttcctttcttttttatctaaTGAATTATGAGAACATTTAAAGGTTTGCTCCGCCATTTCATCTCCCCCTAGGGTGACTCCTAGGTACTTTGCTGTTTGTACAGTCGCTAGGGTGTGGCCATGGAGTTTGTAATCACTTAGAATGGGGTTTTCGTTTCTTGTGACTGGGAGTGTGCTGCATTTGTCAGGGTGGAAGACCATGTCCCATTTCTTTTCCCCGTGATATCTCGAGGTTTTGCAGGTCTTGCTGAAGCTGTTGCATGTCGACAGCTGCTGTTATGGTGGAGTAGATCGCTGTATCGTCAGCAAAGATTCTTACTTTTGAGCTCAGATTTTTGGGCAGGTCGTTTATGTACACCAAGAATGGACATGGTCCTAAGACTGAGCCCTGTGGTACTCCAGACTTGACGTTGGAAAACTCTGCTTTCTGTCCGTCAACAACAACTGCTTGGCGTCTGTTAGTAAGGAAACTCCTGATCCATCTGTGGACATTGCCGCTGATGCCGTAGTCGTAGATTTTGTGGAGTAGCAGGCTGTGATTCACCTTACCGAATGCTTTCGCAAAGTCAAGGATAAGCATGTCGGTCTGAAGCCCATCTGCCAGGTTTGAGGTTAACTCTTCGACTAGTTCTAGCAGCTGTGTTTCGCAGGTTCTGTTTTTCCTAAAGCCGTCCTGCTGGTGACAGAGTATTTCGTTGTTCTCCATGTGTTCCATCAAGGAGTGGACGACAATGTGTTCCAGGAGTCAGTTGCATGCGATGCAGGTTAGGGACACTGGTCTGTGATTTGCTGGGTTGTAGTGCCGAGTCTCCCTTTTTGAAAATTGGTGAGGCTAGTCAGTGCTTTTCTCCAGTCTGAAGCCGTACTTGACCAGTGTGAAGGGAGGACCTGAAGAGTGATGGCGAGGGCAAGCGCTAGTTCTGTGGAGAGCTCTTTCAGTATTCTTGAGCTAATCTCATCTGGATCGCTGGCTTTGTCTGGATTGAGGTTCTTCAGCAGTCTACGCACTCCTCAGTCTTTTGTGACATTGATTTCCTCTGGCAGTGTTGAAGTTTCCCTCCTGAGTGCCGCCGCATTTCTCTTCACTAGAGTCGTATTCATCTCGGGAGTACCGTCTGTTTACCATCACTGAAGGCTGTCTGGAACTGATGGTCTTTTCCTTTGGCACTGATCTGTAACTAGACGTCCGTTGGCCCTGAGTGGTGCAACACCAGACGGTTTgctgatttctgttgttgttttttttatgtaggcCTAGAATCCGCTTTAAAACTTGGGTCTACTGTGCTCAGTGGGCACATCAGTCTTCAGCTAATGTACTGCTGATGTAGTCCCAGAAGGCTCTCCTCGTATGTCTCTGTGCCTCTAGTCTGCATGCTCTTGCTTCAGCTCTATGGATTTCGTTTCCACTCTTGCGCCACTTTTTGTAAGCTGTCTCTTTTGTTAGCTAGATGACTGGGGCTATCCAGGGTTGTCTCGTGTTTGTCCGTGCACTGATAAACCGCCCATGTATGGGGTCACGCTCAGTGGTTTTCTGGACAGGCTACTGTAGGCCTGTCATACACGCCAGCGCAACACTTTTATTAGTTCAGGGACATTCCGCTGGGTGCACTGGGTCACGTTGACAGCGGCCGGGGCACCTTGATGGTGGCGTGAAACAACAAACGCATCACACGGTTCGACGGCTCGCGTGGGTTGGGCCTTTGCGCATGCTCAGACGTGTGTGTCGCAGATCCTTGTTTCGTGATGTGTGGGTTGAGGTGAAAGTTTTCTGAAAGTTTGTGTGAGGTACTGGAGAATTTATCAGGATATCGTTGTGTTCTCTAAGCAGTGAGTATGGATTTTGTTTCATAAATTGTTGATgttttattacaacaacaacaatagctggTTGGATATGATCTAATGAAACACGAAACTGAGTTATTTCATCGGGGTTGCTTTGTTGAACTGAAAACATTGCCGATTGCCCACAGCACAGCCCTGTTTTGTGGAATGTTCAGAACACCAGGCTGGACGTCGCGAGTGTGGacattttttctctttcacttaCTTTGTGTTCAAGTGATTGGAGGGCTAAGACTTGATTACCGGCGAAGGACTGTATTGAGAATTGTCTTCACCAAGACACAAACGTTAACTGAAAGCACGCTTTGCAAAACATTGCACTAGTATAGTTGTAATGGCctagttgtaatttttttttttttatatttaaaaaaataaaaatggaaacaTACAAAGCCGTAAGATCGGTAGAGGCATGTGGATTTGGCAACAGGATTTTCAAGTTTCTCATCAAGTCCTTTTTTGACATTGCATAAGATTTAGAGCAGAGTTCACGAAAGCATGTCGAATTCAGTTTCACTGAGGAAATCTCCGCATTTTGATAATTCAACTTGTTCAAGTATGGTATTCATGGCACACCTTCAACTCGTTCAAGTATGGTATTCTTGACACAGTATACTTAATCATTGAATCTGTTGAAAAGAAGTCAGATAGTAAGGCTGTTTCTCTTGCTGATAAAATAAAGATTCTGATTGGGGGTGCTTTTAGGATTTTCTGTTCTCTGTGCAAATATAAAAAcctgacacagacacatgattGATGATGCAATTTGTATTATTTATAATAATTTCATTACATATTTTTTGCCATGTCACCTCAGATACTTTTTATTTTCACACAGTTTCAGCTGAAGCAATGTAATTGATGAGGAAACATTTACACTATGACAGTGTGACAGTaagcatgatcatgatgatgtggtGGCAACAAACAGAATCAACTGAGTGATCCTGAAAGGGAAATGATATGACTCACATGTGAAAATTTCCCCAGTGAGTTATTGCTGACAGCGAGTGAGAAAAGGTAGGTTGAGCCATGGTCTAATATGATATGGTGAATAAATTCAATAATTAAGAGGATGAGTAATGACATACAAAGTTCAGATCTGGaaataatattttaaaatttatttttaaaatagacatggcagatttgttagcagaacTAAGAAAATCACTGATATCCCAATAACTTAATTTACAGGTTTGAATCTTGTAAATTGTACAGTGACAATAAAAATTTGATTAtgtgtaatgagtgtgtgtgtgtgtgtgtttcattatcttTTGTATGATAATGATTTCAAAtgattttattttctcttatttTGTTTTCAGGTCAAACCAGTATTCAGAGTGGTGTGAAACCAGGGAGAGAGTGATCAGCCAACATGGCTAAAATGTGAGTGGTGTCATAGCTTGGGACTGTGAAACTATAATCTATGAAAGTGACTAAGTGACTAAGTGAAAAAGACTAAGAAAATATGATACATAATTAATTTGCATACACAGTAGAAGCACTCTTTCGCAGTTTGTTTTACCCACACATGtacagggttcgtcattaacattttttcacatgagcgcctgtgctctagtttcagaattttgatgagcgcaaactgaaaactaagagcgcacactaaaaacatagagcaacaagtctcaaacataaattcattttgattttgcacgtccgcgaaatcgatcgtgtgctccacttttctactcttcaagtctgaagagcgctcttttgcatagccttccctgattcactaggcctacttccggttgaactaacaaaacgtaaacagacggctttcaaacttcggtaaatgcaaaacgatcgcgcttttgactcttgtttgtgatggacaatggaataacaatttagatacagtagtgtatgcttatgtcttttcaaaatcaagagcgcaagcgctctgagtcaaggaattttccagagcgcaatttgttttttcagagcgttccgctcagcgctcccgttagtgacgaaccctgatGTATCTGAGTGCACAGTTCTATACATGCATTCAAACATCGATATTGTTTATtgtcctttttctgttttgtagTTTTGCTATCcagtcttctgtgtgttttttttggggttttttttttgtttggttttttgttttttggttgcatTTTTCATACAGTCAAATCACTCACATGACCTCATACACCTTTCCTTCCATTACATgttatatacttacacacacacacacacacacacacacacacacacacacacacacacacagattgttaaCTATTTCATTGAAACTGTTACAGATTGAGCAGTACGCTTCTCAGCTTCGCTAACATAGCGGCCCGCAAAAAAGTGCGTGACGATGATGTGGTGGATCAGTTGAACCACTGGGCCACCGTGGGCTTGCTGACTGGCCTGGCTGTGGCGACGGGGGCCAAACAATTCGTGGGGGTGCCCATCCGCTGCTGGCTGCCTGCCCAGTACAAGAAAGGCATGTACCAAAAGTACGCCAACAACTACTGCTGGATCAGCCACATGTACTATGTGCCCTTCTCGGATGCAATCCCCTTTGAGGAGGAGGACCGCTGGGACGTGGACATCAGTTTCTATCGGTGAGATTgggcagtgtttttttttgtttttgttcttgtttgttctgtTAATGTCTTAACCTAATGTTGTTATTTCAATTTTCATGCTTCATTATATACTATAGACTGTATTTCAGTTTTATTACAGTATCTCTGAAACTTCCTTATGAAATCTATGTTTATTTAGCTGCTGGTTGCCTCCACTCTCAGCACTAGTtttggtgtgggtgggagggcagGATTACAGCAtcctttttcacttttttttttgtagcatgAAAGCTTTGCTTCCCATGTTTGGTTTTTATGTTTTTCCATTCAGTATCAAAGTAAACGGGTTTATTGTTTTCAGATGGGTGACTGTGATGTTCATGCTGCAAGCACTCTTGTTCAAGCTGCCCAATCTGCTTTGGAGAGAACTCAAGGGATATTCTGGGCTCAACGTGGAAAAGGTTGTTGGCATCACTCAAGAAACGTCCTTGATGACCCCGGATAAACGTCAGGAAAAGATGGCACATGCTGCTGCATTCATGCACAGGTGGTTGGAAACCTACACATTGTACAAATACAATGCACTTACTCAGGTCCGTGAGAAGCTCTCAcgtattttcttctgttttgggaAGCGCACTGGTACATATCTGACTGGGCTGTATATGTTTGTCAAAATTCTGTACGTTGCAAATATCTTCGGTCAGTTCTTTCTGCTGTCAGCATTCTTGGGTCTCAACTACTGGAACTTTGGTATTGATGCCATGACAGTCTTCAGCAAAACCGGGCGCTGGCAGGATCACTACACTTTCCCCAGGGTTGGATTGTGTGACTACAAGATCCGCCAGATGGCCAATGTGCAGACGTTctctgtgcagtgtgtgctgtccATCAACCTGTTTCTGGAGAAGATGTATCTCCTGCTGTGGTTCTGGATGATCGGCCTGCTGGCTGCCAACATCATCAACCTCTTCCTGTGGATCCTGGACGACCTTCTGCCCACGCGTAATGAGCGCTTCATACTTCGTTATATCAAGATGATGGGCATCGACACCCAGGACACCAGCATTGTCAAAAATTTCATCTACAAGTACTTGCGTCGGGATGGCGTCTTCATCCTGAGGATGGTGGCCAAGAACACCAGCAGCCTTCTTTGCATGGATCTGGTCAAGGAGTTGTGGAGATGTTACAATGAAGATTTGAAGAACCGGGGCCGTCCAAATGGTCTCCCTCGTCAGCCTTCAGCGCCTGCAGAAGAACCAAATGGGGAGGATGAAGTGGATGCGGGTGCACTGCCTGAAAAGCCCCCATTGGATTGAAGAATGCCTGTCTAATCAAAAAGGCCCAGCCATCGGTAATGGATATGAATTGGCCAGTCATGTGACTGACCAGATTTTAGATCCAGCAAGAAAAGAATGTCGGTTGGAGGAATGATTTTGTGAATAGCatgttgaacttttttttgttcaaatttATTTGGTTTAGTTTTCATGAAGTTGGGACCATAACATTAAGAGGTGCTTCAGCTCCAGTGAAATAGAAAGTATACTGGTATTTGTTTGAAAAACTTCAGTTGTGTCATATGGTTTTTATCCATACCTTAAAACTTGGTGCAAAAAAAATTTCTGCAGTCATGCacatttttctattatttttggAAAGTTCAAACTTGATTGTGATTTGAAAAAGGTGTAAGCATTTGAGCCTTTGCTCTTAAGGAACAGTACAAGCTTCAGAATTGAACTTTGAAGAGAAACCTTTTGCATAGGGATCCCATGTGTTCATCAATCAACAGAATTTGCTTTAATTAATGAATTTAGTCACTGCTCTCATGCAGACTATGTGTTTGTCAGCTAGACACTGGGCAAAAGTAAATTTGCAGTTTTGATGAGCCGAAGTCAAAGGGAAATAACCACTACTGCTTGGACAGCTGAAACATGGCCCACGGAAGGGTGTGATCATTTATGTGTCTGCTAAAAGAATGGGGACTGATTTGGTTGTCCGTGATTTGTGTGATGGATAGTATGAATTGATTTTTATTAACTGACACATAATCATTGCCATGTCTAGAACTGATGAACACCTTTCATGTAAAAAAATGTTCCTATACAATCTGTGCTTTTTTGGGGTCTTAAAACTATTTTAAGAGTATgcttattttttatgttttggatTGAATTGAGGATTTAACAAAACACCAGTACAACAACATAGGAATAGTGCTTTGCAAGGAATTGGAAGCATCAGTAAAAATGAAAATTAAGTCTTCAAGGAATGAACCAGTCAGACCTTCAATTAATCTGAGTACAGTGCTTTAATTTTTGTATGTCTAGTTATCTGATAATTAATTTCTAAAAGTTGAATTGGACTGTCGATGGTACAAGCACAGTGTTCAGATTTCATTGCTTGCAAACAACAAAAGTGAAAAGTACAGAAACTTTTTATGCTACAACTGAACAAGTAGAAATTAACAACTTGAGATTCTTTGATTGACCAGAAATATTTTTGAATGGTCGAGCTGCTTCCAGCAGCAAAGAAATATGTGAATGGGAGGACTGTTGGTATTATCATTAAAAAGTATTTTTTAGTCAAATTAAAATACATTCTAAAATTTGAGACCAAatctttataattatatatatacttttatattatatatattgtggttTTGTACATGCAAAGACAAATATGATAATGTAATGGAATATCTTTCCTGAAGTGTAAGATTTCTAAGAACATTTTTACATTCTTCTTTTTTGATGACATTTTGTCCAGACAATTCTTTAAGATTAATGGTGGTTTACATATTGCTATAAATATATTCACTGGTTGCTGGTTACAGGAAAACAAGGTTGCAATACTTTTTATGCGAACAGTAGATGTCATTATTTGACATCAGAAATATCTAGCTTGAGACAATTTGGGACTTTGCAACAGCTACATTTTGCCTGGTCCTCTCTGATTGAATTTTCTGTGAAATTAGTAACATGACAGtgtttcatctttttatttttgaaTTTCTACATGACTGGGCTGTTGCTTACTTGTGCACTCTTGTCCACAGGCaggcttttatatgtatatatgttgtaTGGCCACTTTTTATATTGTAGCTGTTTAGGTGTCCATTCTCTGGGTATGACTCTACCTTGCTTATAGTTTTATAGTCTTGTCTGTTCTTAAACACTTGGTCTTGACAATTtggtttccttctctttttatttattcattttttattacCAGTAGATGATTCATTTTCTCACTTAAATGACTAGTGACATCCTTGGTTCATTCATTTTTGTTGGACATTTGTGATCTATTCACAGTATATTGATTTTGATGTTACTGTTCAGACTTCTTACTCTCAGAACCATTTCaagtacagtgtctgtgtgcgagtgtctatatatatgtatatcacctTTGTATGCTATGCGTGTAAGAAAATTGACAAAGTTA from Babylonia areolata isolate BAREFJ2019XMU chromosome 1, ASM4173473v1, whole genome shotgun sequence includes these protein-coding regions:
- the LOC143281935 gene encoding innexin unc-9-like: MAKILSSTLLSFANIAARKKVRDDDVVDQLNHWATVGLLTGLAVATGAKQFVGVPIRCWLPAQYKKGMYQKYANNYCWISHMYYVPFSDAIPFEEEDRWDVDISFYRWVTVMFMLQALLFKLPNLLWRELKGYSGLNVEKVVGITQETSLMTPDKRQEKMAHAAAFMHRWLETYTLYKYNALTQVREKLSRIFFCFGKRTGTYLTGLYMFVKILYVANIFGQFFLLSAFLGLNYWNFGIDAMTVFSKTGRWQDHYTFPRVGLCDYKIRQMANVQTFSVQCVLSINLFLEKMYLLLWFWMIGLLAANIINLFLWILDDLLPTRNERFILRYIKMMGIDTQDTSIVKNFIYKYLRRDGVFILRMVAKNTSSLLCMDLVKELWRCYNEDLKNRGRPNGLPRQPSAPAEEPNGEDEVDAGALPEKPPLD